In the genome of Puniceibacterium sp. IMCC21224, one region contains:
- a CDS encoding MFS transporter gives MGLMTFVSAMASLTFGRLRGRMGAKVIFVVGLAAMALGITVTGAGTTLLTVMCGTGLTGLGMGIAIPNIFASAMALASPQTRGRTAGVITASLFLGQFVSPLLGSGLITKRSRLRRERRQKGRPWGFGHSALLRAASPLDVRT, from the coding sequence ATGGGGCTAATGACATTCGTTTCCGCTATGGCGTCGCTGACTTTCGGCAGGTTGCGGGGTAGAATGGGTGCCAAGGTCATCTTTGTGGTCGGTCTGGCGGCGATGGCTCTCGGCATTACCGTGACAGGCGCAGGCACCACATTACTGACGGTGATGTGTGGGACGGGGCTGACAGGTCTCGGGATGGGGATCGCCATCCCGAATATCTTCGCAAGTGCCATGGCACTTGCATCGCCACAAACTCGTGGTCGAACAGCAGGTGTGATTACAGCAAGTCTATTCCTGGGACAGTTCGTGTCACCGCTTCTAGGCTCTGGACTCATAACCAAAAGATCACGGTTGCGGCGAGAGCGACGGCAGAAAGGAAGACCTTGGGGCTTCGGTCATAGCGCGTTGCTACGCGCCGCCAGTCCTTTAGACGTCCGAACATGA